A segment of the Nomascus leucogenys isolate Asia chromosome 1a, Asia_NLE_v1, whole genome shotgun sequence genome:
TGTGCCCACACTCAGCACAGACATAAGGCTTCTCTCCTGAGTGTGTGACCTGGTGACTAAGGAGGAGTGACTGCTGCCTGAAGCCACGCCCGCACTCAAGGCACAGGAAGGGCCTCTCCCCTGTGTGTGAGCTCTGGTGCTGGAGGAGTGATGCCTTCTGGCAAAAGCCTCTCCCACATTCGGGACACATGAAGGGCTTCTCCTCCAAGTGCGTCCTCTGGTGTAGAATGAGGGCTATCTTCTGGCGAAAGCCTCGCCCACACTCCTGACACACAAAGGGCCTCTCCCCGGAGTGAATCCTCTTGTGATTAGTGAGGGAGGATGTATACCTGAAGTGTCGCCCACATTCCCTGCACACATACGGCTTCTCCCCCGAGTGCTTCCTCTGGTGTATGGAGAGGGAGGCCTTCTGGCTAAACCGACGCCCACACTCAGGACACAGGTATGGCTTCTCCCCGGTGTGTGTCCTCTGGTGCTTGATAAGGTCTGATCTCTGGCAAAAGCCTCTCCTGCATTCAGGGCACACATGATGCTTCTGGTGGCTGAACAGGCTTGACTTTTTGCTAAGTCCCAGTCTATAGATTCCACGTATGACTGCTCCAGATTCTGAGGTGTCTACTCCCTTCAACATTGTGTCTGACCCCCCAGGACTCATCCTGTGGGCCAGGCGAAGGTCTATTCCTCCTTCTCTGTTCCCTTCTACCCATTCTACTGGGTCACCTTGATGTGGGCTGAAGAATGTCCTAGAAATTCTGCTTGGCCTCTTTCTTAATGAGGTGTCGGGGCCTTCTGTCTCTCCACTTTCTCCTTTTTCACTAGAGCATCTTGGAGCTTCTAGTTGGAAGTCACCTCCTGCAGATGAGCTTGGGAAGATCTGTGTGGGATGACCACTTAGCGCATATTGTCTGAGGAGCTGCGAGCTAGAAAAGGCCACCAGGTGGGGAAGACTGGGCTGGAATTCTGTCCTAGGCTCTGCTAGAGAGAAAGTCTCGGTCAGAATCACCACAGGTGCCTGTGGATTGTAATACCTGCCCAGCAGTTTTCTTCAGATGTTCACAGCAAAGACCTATCTTCCAACCCACAAGGGCACATTACATGCTCTATTGCAGCACAGAAAACCCACACTACAAACTAGTCCTATCAGCCAAactaaaaagttcaaaaaagCATCACAGGCAGCTTCAGCTCTATACATTGCTGCAAGTAGAGTTACacatttatcttcctttcttgGGCACTGCTCCCTTGCTTTTGCTCCAGCTCAAGCCTATTAAACCTTGCCTGAGAAACATTTGTTTGGCCTGCTGTTTATCCAAGAGCCAAGAACTTGGTGTCTGAGCTGCAGTAAGTAACACACTGATTATGATCTTGAAGGTGCTATAAATAAGATCTAAGCATCTGAAGGGGAGCCATGCTTTGGGCTTCCTTGACTATGGTGACTCAAGTAAGGGGCACCCACAAATCAGATAAGCTGTAGCAAGAGATACTGGTTTCTGTGTGGAATAGGCTTTAGGCCAGGGAGCTTCCATATCAGCCTGATGTGAGTTGTCTCCTGAACTGCTGGATGGACACTCTTAAGTCCTCTTGAAGAAGAGGAATCCCTGATGCTGCCCTCCTGGCAAACGAGGGTGCTGTCCTCTAGCCTCTGGGCAGACTGCAGCCAAGTATATTCCCCGAATAGCACTGCGCAACACTGTGTACACTGTTTTGCTCAATaatctagaatttttaaaaaatctggcaAATTAAGGAGAAGCTCAGCGTTTGAAGGTTAATAATAGATGACTTCTTATTAGCATAAAGATGTTTCAGGGATTATACATATTTTGGCTTAAGCATATTCTTATCCATGCacaaaaactgttaaaactatacaaattgactttttcaaaaaattttgtttCCAGGTTTAAATAGGCTGCCAATTGGAGATAATACTAATTCCCATGATGGTATAAATTAAAGGCTCTGGAAATTGGCAGTGCTTTCAGCTTCCATAAGTTGATACCGTAACTCCTATGGACTaagttcgtttttttttttgagacggagtctcattctgttgcccagactggagtgcagtggcgtgatcttggctaactgcaacctccacctcctaggttcaagtgattctcctgtctcagcctcctgagcagctgggattacaggcatgcaccaccatgccccgctaatttttgtatttttagtagagatcgggtttcaccatgttggccaggctggtcttgaactcctgaccttaggtgagagacaggttttcaccatgttggccaggctggtctcgaactcctgaccttaggtgatccacctgcctcagcctcccaaagtgctggggttataggcgtgagccactgcgctcggcagGACTAAGTTCTTATAAGTCATTATGGGACAACCCTTAAGAGAAGTCTGCTTTCATCATCTCTGAAATTGTTTGCTGTAGTGAATAAGCAAAGTATTCggtaagagaaaaataaggcatTTTCTTATCCATGGCTAGTTTATCTTTTTTACCttacttttatttaaagattCCTGTTTTTTAACTCAGATTAGAAACTGAGTCTCCtggaacaaatttttttttttttttaaaggagtcttgcactgtcgcccaggctggagtgcagtggcgctatctcagctcactgcaacctccacctcttgggttcaagcaattctcccacctcagcctcctgagtagctgggattacaggcgcacctaccacgcctggctaattttttgtatttttagtagtgacagggtctcaccatgttggccaggctggtctcaaactcctgacctcgagtgattcgcctgccctggcctcccaaagtgctgggattacaggcgtgagccaccgcgcccagcccctggaACAAATTTTTAAGAGCATTGATCAGAAATGTACCCGGCAAGTAGCAACCCATAGCAAGAAACTGAATCAGGGTTTCAAGTGCCCTATCAGAACAGAAGTGAACAATTTAATGGAATTAAACTACTTAATGGAAGACCCTTGGTTCAAGGCAGACAATTATAAATAGAATACTGATTTATATGTTAGTCTATTTGTTAActatttttaatcacaaaatatgtatttcctaTTTTTGACCATACTATTCCTAAGAAAAACTCTTTGTGTCATTGATTAGAGTCAGTAAGATCATATCTGCAATAGGGAACTTCAGCAGCTTTAGGGATTGCCATTCACATTCCATCTGGAATACAGAGAAGGTCcttcatattaaaatattccaGTGGAAAAAGATGTGAGTTTTGCAAGATTACAGCACACAAAATCACTATACAtaaatccattttatttctatataccatCAATAAACAACTGAAAATTGACACTTaaaaatagcatcaaaatatgaaatacttagggGCAAATCTGACAAGAGATATGTAAGGCCTGTATACCAGATATGACAAAACAATGCTGACGAAAATGAAAGAAGTCTTATGTAAATGGAGAACTATACTGTGTTCACATACTGTAAGACACAGTATTATTTATGTGTAAGTTCTCCACAAATTGATACAGATTCAACTCGATCCCAAGCAAAATCTCAGCAGGCATTTTTGATACaaactgacaagctgattctaaaattcatatgaaaaaagaataatgaaaagaacttgcaaaaaaaagcaaagatggaagattttttattttattttattttgagatggagtcttgcactgttgcctgggctggagtgcaatagtgcgatctcggctcactgcaacctctgcctcccaagttcacgtgattctcctgcctcagcctcccgagtagctgtgattacaggtgcacactaccacactcggctagttttttctgtatttttagtagagatggggtttcactatgttggccagactagtctcaaactcctgaccttgtgatctgcctgcctcagcttcccaaagaagATGGAGGATTTACAGTGAGTTCAAGACCtaataaagctacagtaatcaaaactgtgGTATTGGCATAGAGACACTAACAGAGGAGTAGAAAAAATACAGAGTCCAGGTATAGACCTATCACatatggtcaactgatcttcCACAAAGATACATAGGAAATTCAGTAAAGAAAGggtagtcttttcaataaatgatgctggaaaaattggatatttGTATGCCCTTCCTCCCCTAAAAAAGTACATAAATTCAGACCTTTTATCAAGTATATTTACTCAAAATAGGcttacagacctaaatgtaattaaaaattataaaattactcaaagaaaaaaatgagaatcttTTTGACCTTAGTTTAGACTAAAATTTCTCAAATACACTACCAAAACTGCAattcataagagaaaaaattgaaaaccggacttcatccaaattaaaaatttctctttgaaagacactattaagattataaaaagtaaaccacagaaaaaatgtttgtaaatcacatatctgataatgGACTTCTACATAGAATATCTGAAGAACTCTCAAActcaataatacaaaaataagaaaccacatttttaaatgggtaaaaGATGTGAAATACTTCACTAAAGAAGACATAAGATGGCAAATAAGCTCATGAAGATACTCAACATATCAGTCATTAAGAAAATGTCAAAACCACGGTAAGATGCCACTCACTACACAGCTATAAgaatgtctgaaattaatataataaCCAAGCCAAGTTTTGACAGATACGGAACACCTGGAGCTCTCTTACACTGCTGTGGGAATGTGAAacggtgcagccactttggaaagcagtttgtgAGTTTCTTCAAAAGTTGAATATATATTGTATCCATCATCATACAACCCAGCCATTCCAGTCCCAGGTATTTATTCAACAGAAATGAAAGcattatattcacacaaaaacttgcatgcttaaaacagctttatttatatttgtcaaaaatgaaaacccaaataTCTTTCAATAGGTCAGTATTAAAATGTGACCTAGCCATATAAAGgaatactcagcaataaaaattaataaactactgatacacacaatatagataaaattcaaaatacttaTGCTGAGTGAAGAATCCAGTTGTATCCTGTATAATCCAGTTatacaaattctagaaaatgcagacAAATCTTTAATTACAGAAAGCTGATCAGTGGTTGCCCAGGTACAGGGGAGGACAGGAAGGAGTGGGAGGTAGGAGTgaggcaaaataaaattttcaaggaTGACAGACATGCTTGTTACTTTAGCTGTGGCAGTGTGGGttcatgcatgtatacatatgccaaaaCTAACCAAATTTCACACCTAAATAAGTGTAGTTTATTATACCTTAAAAACATATCTTATAATATACCTTAATTACTGtatcttaataacatttttatcattatttcactttatttttttttgagacagagtcactctgtagcccaggctggagtacagtggtgtgatctcagttcattgctaccttcgcctcccaggttcaagcgattctcactcctcagccatccgagtagctggtattacaggcatgcaccaccaggctcggctaatttttgtatttttagtagagacaggatttcgccaggttggccaggctggtctcaaactcctggcctcaagtgatccgcccgcccctcgcccacctcagcctcccaaagtctgggattacaggcgtgagccactgtgcccagcccatttttatataatgaaacGCTTTTAGAAAGACAAAAGCACTCAGTTGCTACATACTATAATACCAGCtatatagttatatttaaaagcaaaaaacaagacaaaaataaaatgccaggaaaccatgaaaataaacaaggaagaagATAAAGCaggcaaaaatttatttctatctcCCAGCATTCATATAAAATTAATTCCAGttagattaaagacctaaatgtttCCATAATTTATATGGGATTTCtacaaatcagtaacaaaaagaatGGACCCATTGAAAAGTAGGCAAACACCTTAAATGGTCAAatcacagatggagaaacaggaaaggccaagcaacatatgaaaagatgcttatgCGCACTAGTAAGCAACTTAAAAACCCCTCTGAGATTTCGCTTCCAGCTTAATAGATGGATAAAACATGAGGTCTCACAAtcccaaatgttggtgaggatgtgcaACAAGAATTCTCATAGACTCCTGCTGGGAGCATAAGCTGCCATGCCCACTTCAGAACACAAGTTGGCATAACTTACATAAGTTGAGGCTACACATGCCTGTGAACCagctactacacacctaggtatatatctttttttcttctttgtgagatggagtctcgctctgtcacctaggctggagtgcagtggtgcaatctcagttcactgcaatgtccgcctcccggattcaagcaattcacctgcctcagcctcccaagtagctgggattataggcatgcgccaccacgcccagctaatttttctatttttagtagagacggggtttcaccatgttggccaggctggtctccaactcctgacctcgtgatccacctgcctcggcctcccagagtgccgggattacaggtgtgagccactgcacctggccggtaTATATCTTAAGAGAAACTCTTGGATGTGTTCCCAAGGAGGCATACAAGAATACAGAGCAAGATTATTTCATagccaaaagttggaaacaatAATATTATGTGCAGAGAAGTTTACAGACATGCAAAACAACACCCTATATGAGTGAAGAACCCATCGGATGGAATAAAAGGATAAAGACAGTCATGGAATGCTAACTCAGAAAACAGAGGTGGAGGAACGGGACACGATCAGGAAAAGTATGGGGCTATTACCTGGTTCTATAACATGCTATCTCTTAGGCTATAGGGCTGCCCCAACCCTGCTCATTGTACAGTTTTTCATACCTTGCTGTAAACTTAAATAATCTatgataaaagaaacaaagttatGAGAATTTACAGGATAGAAATGATGCACAAAAAAGCTACCAGGTTAAGAATagaaactggctgggcgtggtggctcacgcctgtaatcccaacactttgggaggccaaggcagatggattgcctgagctcaggaattcgagaccagtctgaccaataaggtgaaaccccatctctactaaaaatacaaaaaaatttagctgggcatgatggcgggcacctgtagtcccagctactcaggaggctgaggcaggagaatcacttgaacccaggaggcagaggttgcagtgagccaagatcatgccattgcactccagcctgggcaacagagcgagactctgtctcaaaacaaaacaaaacaaaaaaaaaacaggggcaGGGACTTAGTCTCAAAGGACAGGAAGTGTTTTGAAGATTATGCCAACCACATGAGCCCAAGAATGGAGAAATCCTGAATGTGCTCGAGAAAGGAAGCCAAGTGAGGAGTGAGGCTCCCTGACGGAGGAAGGAGATGGAATGCCAGGGGTGCCCTCTCCTGGGGGGAGGCATACAGTGTGGAAGGCAGGCAGTGCCATGCAGCCTTTACCAGTGGCCTAGGAGGCCTGAAGAACTTCCTCCTAGCACCTCAAAGACAGCCCCTCCTTCCTTACCTGCTGAGCTCCTCACTGCCCTGCACGCTCGCCTGCCCAGGGCTTCCCACTCACCTGGACAAAGGTCCAGATGTTCGTTCTCCTCTCTCCAAGGTTCATCGCCTTGCTCCAGCTGTTTGATGAGTTTTGGTTTGGAAAATGCAATTCCtactcacaggaaaaaaaaaaccaaggtcATCTTGAGCTAGTGGCTTAAGAGGCTATCTCAGAACTCAGAGCCAACCCAGGAATGCAATAAACCCAGAAGGTGGTAAGGAGGTGCAGGGGTGGATTAAACTATGTTTGAATGCTAAGAAAGGATGCATACAGGGAGGGGATCCTAGACCTAAAGGCAATATGTTGATTCTACTCTGTGCTTGAGTCAATAAAAATATTCCTCCATTTGAAGGAAGATAACCTTAGAGGAGCCCAGCCAGGGTAAACAGGCCTGAAAAATGCAGTGAGAAACACCACACGCTCACAgcgtgtgcacgcacacacacacacacacacacacacacacacacacacaaaactgcaCTATGAAAGCCAGGCATTCTCTGGGGGAATAGGGGAAAAAACCGTTTTTCTGAGTCAGAAGCATGGCAGCTTGCTATGTAAGAGCTTAAAATACCCACAAGCAGAATCTGAAATCTTAAACAGGCCAGCCTTACCCACAGAGACCAGATGGCTGTAGTTCTCCAGCATCACCTCCCTGTACAGGGTCCTCTGAGCAGAACTCAATAGCTTCCACTCCTTCTGGGTAAAGGCCACAGCCACATCCCAGAAGGCCATCAATGCCTGTAACACAAACACATCCCTGCTCACTCAACAGGCAGCCATGCCCACTAACCAACTTAAGCCACTAACCATCGTCAAGGCAGAAGGAAGCAGTCCTAGAGCACCCAAGTGAGATTTATAGATCCTGCTTTTAACCTGAAACCTGGTTCCATATATTCAAGCCTATTAATCCCCTCCATACACTGATGCTggttctatttctgggctctctgttgtACTGATCAAACACACAAGTTTGATTATCGTAGCTACATAGCAGGACTGGAAATCAGGTAAACCAATTCCTCTCActttattttcatgttaaaagTTGATTTAGCTATTCTAAAACAGCCCGTGCCTGTGCCTTTCTAtgcaaattttagaataatcttgtctaTATCTCTAAAAGCCCTTGCTGAAATTTTGATAGGATTCCCATTAAACCTGTATATCATATCAATTTGGTGAGAACTTACATCTTTACTATATTGGATCTTCAAATCCATAAACACAGTATGTCTCTCCATTCGTTTAGAcagtctatgatttctttcatcaacattttGTGATTTTCTGCAAACAGACCCTACACGTTTTGTTAGATTCACACCTAAGAATTTcttcagctttcttcttttttttttagtaattttaatgGTACTGTATTTTAACTTCAGTGACCATATGTTCATGCTATGACATATGATACAattgtttgtcttgttttatcTTCTATATGGCAACCTGAGTAAACTTTACTTAGCTTTAAAAGCTTTTTTCCGTTCGTTCCTTGAGATTTTCTACATGgacaatcatgtcctctgcaaataggaacagtttcatttctttgttaatGATCTGtaagtcttttatttccttttcttgccttattgctgtGGTTAAAACTTCCATTTTTTCTGGTAGTAGTTATCCTGTTGAATGAGAGTGGTAAGAACAGATATAACCTTGGTTTGTTCCCAATCATGGAAGGAAAGCATTtaatctttcaccattaagaatGCTGttctggccagatgcagtggcccacatctgtaatcctagcactttgagaggacaagccgagtggatcatgaggtcaggagttcaagaccagcctagccaagatggtaaaacaccatctctactaaaaacacaaaaattagctgggcgtggtggtgagcacctgtagtcccagctacttgggaggctgaggcagagaattgcttgaacctgggaggcggatgttgcagtgagccgagattgtgccactacactccagcctgggcaacagagcaaaactccatctcaaaaaaaaaaaaaaaaaaaaaaaaaaaaaaaaaaatactgttccATAGACCAGAATCAGagtagatgtttaaaaaaattttttaattaaaaataaattatataaaaaatactgtTCCACAAACAGGATAACTActaccagaaaaaagaaaaacatatttttgtgggatgtggagaaactggaaacttgcacattgctgatgggaatgtaaaactATACAgtttctatggaaaacagttcggcagttcctcaaaaaattaaacatataattagcatctgatccaacaattccactcctaggaataTACCCCCAAAAATTGAAAgtagggactcaaacagatacttgtacaccaatgttcatagcagtactGTTCACAACAACTCAAAGCAACTTGAATGTTTATcaactgaatgaataaagaaaatgtgaatgaataaagaaaatgtggtatatacatacaatggagtatttttcagccttaaaaaggagggaCCTTCTGATGGATATTTTCAAGAGACAAGCCTTGAAAATATGCCGAGTgacataagccagtcacaaaaggacaaatactgtatgattccacttacgtggggtacctagaataggcaaattcatacaGACAAAGTAAAAcagaggttaccaggggctggagggagtggggatggggagttattgtttaatggatacacAATTTCTATTTGGGAtaatgaaaaaattctggaaagtggtgatggttgtataacaatgtgaatgtacttaatgccactgaattgtaaaAGTATATAGTcaattttgtgttatgtattaccaaaattttaaaaaggatgttAGCTGTAGATTTTTAGAAGATTCTCCTCTGTTCCTATTGTACTGAGAGTTTTTGTTTACAAATGGTTGTTGAATTGTGCTAAACTCTTATTTCATTAACTGATAAAATCATGATTTTTCCTCTTTAGCCTATCGATATGACCAACATTACATgacttaaattagaaaaaatttttttaactgaagaaatttttgctttatgttgGTTTATGGCCCAGGATATGTCTATCTTCATCTATGTTTCCAAAGGCACATGAAAAGAATACGCATTCCGTTCTTATTGGTTGGAATGTCTgccatttaagttttatttctgtttgttctcTGTTCTCTGGGCTTTTTGCCgctttgttttctttacaaatttcTCATGGGTTACTCAaacttttttataattctgtctTGATTTGCCTACAGTGTTTCTTAGTGTATTTCActgtatagctttttttttttttttttttttgagacagagtctcattctgtcgcccaggctggagtgcaatggcacgatctcagctcaccgcatcccctgcctcccaagttcaagtgattctcctgcctcagcgtcctgagtagccaggattgcaggctcctgccaccaagcccggctaatttttgtatttttagtagagacggggtttcgtcatgttggccaggctggtcttgaactcctgacctcaggtgatccacctgcctcggcctcccaaagtgctgggattacaggcgtgagccaccatgcccggccattgtATAGCTTTTTAAGTGGTTGCTCTAGGTGCTACATTACATACATATAGCTTGTCATAATTTACTGGTGTCATCATTTTaccagcttgctttttttttttttttaaattatacaaacaaAATCGCTTTCCTTTGCTCCAGGGAGTCCAGGCAACCTTTCAAGTTCATTTGCTGCCTGAAAGAAAGGTTTTTAGTATCAGAAAGAACCTCGCTCTCCTCCAATATCCACATGGAAAACAAGATCAGAAACAAAAGTCCACCATGGAAGAAATCCCAGAGTGATCCAATTTGGAAAGaatttaattaacaaaataaaacgGAGGGAAAATGGTCCAGGTGGAGCCCTAGGGAGAGAGGACTCCTGTCCCAGCTGAAGTCTGCCCAGCACACCTGGTGGGCAGCCCCTGGGCCTGTCACTGCAGAACTGGCCTCGACAATCAGACCCACTGTGCGCGACACCATGGCTTCCTTACGCACTCGGCATTATGTACAGATATTAAAAAACCCAACGGCAGGTGGCTGGAAAGTGGCTTCTAGCTCCCCTATGCTGGCTtggcacatgcatgcatgcaaagCAAGGAGGTTTTGCGGGCTTCACCAAACAGTTAATTTtggcaaaaagagaaaacaaaccaaaagctaAAATTCATAAGCAGGATTTAAAAGCCACTGAAGTGAAAACGATGTATTTCCTCAGCGTTATGGAGTTAGACTACcactacaatcttttttttttttttaaataaagtctcTGCCATCCTCTCCCCCGACTCAGGTCAAAGTTCATAGCAGCAATGCACAAAGTCCTCTGTGAAGCCAGTGTTCTCTGCTCCCCGGGTCAGAGGTCACAGGTCAAGTTCAGTCAGTCCAAAGAATCATGGGTGGGTGCTCGCTGTCCTCATCTAGGCGCAGGGCACTGGCCTCGTCCTCCAGGCAGGCGCCACCCACAGCACCCAGGTTGTCTGTGTAGGCTTTTGCTGCAGCTGCGCCGTATGTCTAAGTGACTAAGCGGCAGTCGTGAGAGGCAGAGTCCAAGATCTCACTGGTCGTTTCCAGACTGCCGTCCAGCCGGTGCTGCTTCATCAGGGCGCACTCGCCGCCCTCCTGGGGGTCCAGGTTGTACATGTACAGGTACCCGTCGGCGGCACCCACCAACAACCGCGGGATCTTCTGAATTGTGGCTAGC
Coding sequences within it:
- the ZNF169 gene encoding zinc finger protein 169, coding for MAPGLLTTREEALMAFWDVAVAFTQKEWKLLSSAQRTLYREVMLENYSHLVSVGIAFSKPKLIKQLEQGDEPWREENEHLDLCPEPRTEFQPSLPHLVAFSSSQLLRQYALSGHPTQIFPSSSAGGDFQLEAPRCSSEKGESGETEGPDTSLRKRPSRISRTFFSPHQGDPVEWVEGNREGGIDLRLAHRMSPGGSDTMLKGVDTSESGAVIRGIYRLGLSKKSSLFSHQKHHVCPECRRGFCQRSDLIKHQRTHTGEKPYLCPECGRRFSQKASLSIHQRKHSGEKPYVCRECGRHFRYTSSLTNHKRIHSGERPFVCQECGRGFRQKIALILHQRTHLEEKPFMCPECGRGFCQKASLLQHQSSHTGERPFLCLECGRGFRQQSLLLSHQVTHSGEKPYVCAECGHSFRQKVTLIRHQRTHTGEKPYLCPQCGRGFSQKVTLIGHQRTHTGEKPYLCPDCGRGFGQKVTLIRHQRTHTGEKPYLCPECGRSFGFKSLLTRHQRTHSEEELYVDRVCGQGFGQKSHLISDQRTHSGEKPCICDECGRGFGFKSALIRHQRTHSGEKPYVCRECGRGFSQKSHLHRHRRTKSGHQLLPQEVF